A part of Syngnathus acus chromosome 20, fSynAcu1.2, whole genome shotgun sequence genomic DNA contains:
- the zbtb14 gene encoding zinc finger and BTB domain-containing protein 14 isoform X1 → MVGVIQSNRCHLNQNHLITLCQIIPNARHRAYELHPAKDACDGHAQMAETVKYVDEEHKNVFLKLLNEQRLEGEHCDIAVVVEDVKFRAHRCVLAACSNYFKKLFKKHEVDNSSVIEIDFIRSDIFEEVLNYMYTAKISVKKRDINLMMSSGQILGIRFLDKLCSQKREDAPSEEKDKFPYDIVKMALPPEAQLVAEAEVLGEHEDTPSAEDLVSANQELDKSPNAAALRVQEAILKELANEHVHKVACYDQDVVADMEAEPKELGAEHHATQTLAFADSMGEVKDEQPPAWAAAADMKFEYLLYGHREQLACHVCAKTFLDESRLRKHEKLHSAERPFACEICAKAFTTHAHLKEHLKIHTGFKPYRCEACGKSFIRAPDLKKHERVHSNERPFACQMCDKAFKHKSHLKDHERRHRGEKPFVCASCTKAFAKASDLKRHENNMHSERKLANPLQSDTEALQAAAMAAEESHVDHMS, encoded by the exons ATGGTCGGTGTGATCCAATCAAATCGGTGCCACCTCAATCAAAACCATTTAATTACGCTTTGTCAAATCATTCCAAACGCGCGTCACCGGGCCTACGAGCTTCATCCAGCAAAGGATGCATGTGATGGGCACGCGCAGATGGCCGAGACGGTGAAGTACGTGGACGAGGAGCACAAGAACGTCTTCCTCAAGTTGCTGAACGAGCAGCGTCTGGAGGGCGAGCACTGCGACATCGCCGTGGTGGTGGAAGACGTCAAGTTCCGCGCTCACCGCTGCGTGTTGGCGGCCTGCTCCAACTACTTCAAAAAACTCTTCAAAAAACACGAG GTGGACAACTCGTCGGTGATCGAGATTGACTTCATCCGCTCGGACATCTTTGAAGAGGTGTTGAACTACATGTACACAGCCAAAATCTCCGTCAAGAAGAGGGACATCAacctgatgatgtcatcgggACAAATCCTAGGCATCCGCTTCCTCGACAAACTCTGCTCTCAG AAACGAGAAGACGCACCGTCCGAGGAGAAGGACAAGTTTCCTTACGACATTGTCAAGATGGCTCTGCCTCCCGAGGCTCAGCTGGTCGCCGAGGCCGAG GTTCTCGGGGAGCATGAGGACACGCCCAGCGCAGAAGACCTGGTCTCGGCCAATCAGGAGCTGGACAAATCTCCCAACGCGGCGGCGCTGCGTGTGCAGGAAGCCATTCTGAAGGAACTGGCCAACGAGCACGTACACAAG gtgGCCTGCTACGACCAAGACGTGGTGGCGGACATGGAGGCGGAGCCAAAGGAACTGGGTGCGGAGCACCACGCCACGCAGACGCTAGCCTTTGCCGACAGCATGGGCGAGGTGAAAGACGAGCAGCCGCCCGCTTGGGCAGCGGCCGCCGACATGAAGTTTGAATATCTGCTCTATGGACATCGAGAACAGCTGGCGTGTCACGTCTGCGCCAAGACCTTCTTGGACGAATCCAGACTCAG GAAACACGAGAAGCTCCATTCGGCCGAGCGACCGTTCGCGTGCGAGATCTGCGCCAAAGCCTTCACCACCCACGCTCACCTCAAAG AGCACCTGAAGATCCACACGGGCTTCAAGCCGTATAGATGCGAAGCCTGCGGGAAATCCTTCATTCGGGCTCCTGACCTAAAAAAACACGAACGAGTCCACAGCAACGAGCGGCCATTTGCCTGCCAGATGTGTGACAAG GCCTTCAAGCACAAGTCCCACCTGAAAGATCATGAACGGCGGCACCGAGGAGAAAAGCCATTTGTGTGCGCGTCATGCACGAAGGCCTTCGCCAAG GCGTCCGATCTGAAGCGTCACGAGAACAACATGCACAGCGAGAGGAAGTTGGCTAATCCTCTGCAGAGTGACACGGAAGCCCTGCAGGCCGCCGCCATGGCTGCCGAGGAGTCGCACGTGGACCACATGAgctga
- the zbtb14 gene encoding zinc finger and BTB domain-containing protein 14 isoform X2, whose product MAETVKYVDEEHKNVFLKLLNEQRLEGEHCDIAVVVEDVKFRAHRCVLAACSNYFKKLFKKHEVDNSSVIEIDFIRSDIFEEVLNYMYTAKISVKKRDINLMMSSGQILGIRFLDKLCSQKREDAPSEEKDKFPYDIVKMALPPEAQLVAEAEVLGEHEDTPSAEDLVSANQELDKSPNAAALRVQEAILKELANEHVHKVACYDQDVVADMEAEPKELGAEHHATQTLAFADSMGEVKDEQPPAWAAAADMKFEYLLYGHREQLACHVCAKTFLDESRLRKHEKLHSAERPFACEICAKAFTTHAHLKEHLKIHTGFKPYRCEACGKSFIRAPDLKKHERVHSNERPFACQMCDKAFKHKSHLKDHERRHRGEKPFVCASCTKAFAKASDLKRHENNMHSERKLANPLQSDTEALQAAAMAAEESHVDHMS is encoded by the exons ATGGCCGAGACGGTGAAGTACGTGGACGAGGAGCACAAGAACGTCTTCCTCAAGTTGCTGAACGAGCAGCGTCTGGAGGGCGAGCACTGCGACATCGCCGTGGTGGTGGAAGACGTCAAGTTCCGCGCTCACCGCTGCGTGTTGGCGGCCTGCTCCAACTACTTCAAAAAACTCTTCAAAAAACACGAG GTGGACAACTCGTCGGTGATCGAGATTGACTTCATCCGCTCGGACATCTTTGAAGAGGTGTTGAACTACATGTACACAGCCAAAATCTCCGTCAAGAAGAGGGACATCAacctgatgatgtcatcgggACAAATCCTAGGCATCCGCTTCCTCGACAAACTCTGCTCTCAG AAACGAGAAGACGCACCGTCCGAGGAGAAGGACAAGTTTCCTTACGACATTGTCAAGATGGCTCTGCCTCCCGAGGCTCAGCTGGTCGCCGAGGCCGAG GTTCTCGGGGAGCATGAGGACACGCCCAGCGCAGAAGACCTGGTCTCGGCCAATCAGGAGCTGGACAAATCTCCCAACGCGGCGGCGCTGCGTGTGCAGGAAGCCATTCTGAAGGAACTGGCCAACGAGCACGTACACAAG gtgGCCTGCTACGACCAAGACGTGGTGGCGGACATGGAGGCGGAGCCAAAGGAACTGGGTGCGGAGCACCACGCCACGCAGACGCTAGCCTTTGCCGACAGCATGGGCGAGGTGAAAGACGAGCAGCCGCCCGCTTGGGCAGCGGCCGCCGACATGAAGTTTGAATATCTGCTCTATGGACATCGAGAACAGCTGGCGTGTCACGTCTGCGCCAAGACCTTCTTGGACGAATCCAGACTCAG GAAACACGAGAAGCTCCATTCGGCCGAGCGACCGTTCGCGTGCGAGATCTGCGCCAAAGCCTTCACCACCCACGCTCACCTCAAAG AGCACCTGAAGATCCACACGGGCTTCAAGCCGTATAGATGCGAAGCCTGCGGGAAATCCTTCATTCGGGCTCCTGACCTAAAAAAACACGAACGAGTCCACAGCAACGAGCGGCCATTTGCCTGCCAGATGTGTGACAAG GCCTTCAAGCACAAGTCCCACCTGAAAGATCATGAACGGCGGCACCGAGGAGAAAAGCCATTTGTGTGCGCGTCATGCACGAAGGCCTTCGCCAAG GCGTCCGATCTGAAGCGTCACGAGAACAACATGCACAGCGAGAGGAAGTTGGCTAATCCTCTGCAGAGTGACACGGAAGCCCTGCAGGCCGCCGCCATGGCTGCCGAGGAGTCGCACGTGGACCACATGAgctga
- the LOC119139621 gene encoding rho GTPase-activating protein 18-like isoform X1 has translation MMSSSSTDQAVSADPQHIAMETYWQELESMEEQEEEEEEERRSMDELELEEAWLNEAGLSSLLVGSSAEEAPPPARAPSPARALLATLTRQQTLTVKTRLRNYTHTLKNSHKQAIVHVKDIFAPDFESVVSPALQSDTSQSAQSCYDKNTTKTIRRHTKSAHPDLSSFCYDVRPSSPPATSKHPAATQSERARPADWLARNSPYSDGVAEHKRSGTCWDCLLDRGRDVPFVCPSQGMTQADDLSSADVKRLRFICHIELSTFLLALGVQSKRTRPARTRSGGALAGAVFAVPLNALLDNDRKKCPGLKVPLVFHKLLCVLQQTGLQTEGILRVSGSVARLKYLRRELDRCPEGFDWSAVRPVDAAGLLKLFIRELPTPLLTHAHLPTFRAVLGMRNSLTRSHPYNTSSRVRARTGVSGSVHQVQALQLLSFLLPEAHRETLKALLVFLHQVVSHQEQNRMSLWNVATVMAPNLFTTHRRGSKERDGLEEAVGGTHLVRLMIMHQELLWTVPNFLLSQLRQMNQASNHKLGRLLRTRNDKNKKQVRTFTLHNSSCPCTQATTLRELSAPKRSSWCGLPF, from the exons ATGATGTCGTCTTCATCGACCGATCAAGCAGTGAGCGCTGACCCCCAGCACATCGCCATGGAAACATACTGGCAAGAATTGGAGAGCATGGAGgaacaggaagaggaggaggaggaggaaaggagGAGTATGGACG AGCTGGAGTTGGAGGAAGCATGGCTAAACGAGGCGGGGCTATCTTCTCTGCTGGTCGGTTCGTCGGCCGAGGAGGCTCCTCCCCCTGCCCGGGCGCCGTCCCCTGCCCGGGCGCTCCTGGCCACGCTGACGCGGCAACAAACGCTCACCGTCAAGACGCGACTACGcaactacacacacacgctgaaGAACTCGCACAAACAAGCTATCGTGCACGTCAAGGACATCTTTGCT cCCGACTTTGAGTCTGTCGTAAGCCCCGCCCTTCAGAGTGACACCAGCCAATCAGCGCAAAGTTGCTACGACAAAAACACCACCAAAACCATACGGAGACACACCAAGTCCG CGCACCCCGACCTTTCCTCGTTCTGTTACGACGTCAGGCCTTCGTCCCCGCCCGCGACCTCAAAGCACCCGGCAGCTACTCAATCTGAGCGGGCCAGGCCAGCTGATTGGTTGGCACGCAACAGTCCGTACTCTGACGGCGTGGCGGAGCATAAACGAAGCGGGACTTGTTGGGACTGTCTGCTTGACCGCGGCAGGGACGTGCCG ttTGTGTGTCCAAGTCAGGGCATGACCCAGGCAGACGATCTGTCGTCGGCCGATGTGAAGCGACTGCGTTTCATCTGCCACATCGAGCTCTCCACCTTCCTGCTGGCTTTGGGCGTTCAAAGCAAACGCACGCGGCCAGCGCGCACCAGGAGCGGCGGTGCGCTTG CCGGCGCCGTCTTTGCTGTTCCGCTCAATGCGCTGCTGGACAACGACAGGAAGAAATGTCCCGGGCTCAAAGTTCCTCTCGTCTTTCACAAG tTGTTATGTGTGTTACAGCAGACTGGCCTGCAAACTGAAGGCATTCTCAGAGTATCCGGATCAGTCGCTCGTCTCAAG TACCTGCGCAGAGAGTTAGACAGGTGTCCGGAGGGGTTCGATTGGTCAGCGGTGCGACCGGTGGACGCCGCTGGTCTCTTGAAGCTTTTCATCCGAGAGCTGCCCACTCCTCTGCTGACGCATGCGCACCTGCCCACCTTCCGCGCTGTTCTGGGTATGCGCAATTCACTCACACGCTCGCACCCATACAATACAAGTTcacgtgtgcgcgcgcgcacagGTGTGTCAGGATCGGTGCACCAGGTTCAGGCGCTGCAGTTGTTGTCTTTCTTGCTTCCTGAGGCACACCGAGAAACTCTCAAA GCTCTGCTGGTCTTCCTTCACCAGGTAGTCTCCCATCAGGAGCAAAACCGGATGTCCCTTTGGAACGTGGCCACAGTCATGGCGCCCAACCTCTTCACCACTCATCGCCGCGGCAGCAAGGAGCGAGATGGCCTTGAGGAGGCGGTGGGTGGGACTCACTTGGTCCGGCTCATGATCATGCACCAGGAACTGCTGTGGACA gtCCCCAACTTCCTTTTATCTCAGCTAAGACAGATGAACCAAGCGTCCAATCATAAGCTTGGTCGTTTGCTCAGGaccagaaatgacaaaaacaagaagcagGTAAGAACTTTTACTCTCCATAATTCAAGTTGTCCCTGTACACAAGCAACCACGCTGAGGGAGCTGTCAGCCCCCAAAAGGAGCTCCTGGTGTGGCCTTCCGTTTTAA
- the LOC119139621 gene encoding rho GTPase-activating protein 18-like isoform X2 — translation MMSSSSTDQAVSADPQHIAMETYWQELESMEEQEEEEEEERRSMDELELEEAWLNEAGLSSLLVGSSAEEAPPPARAPSPARALLATLTRQQTLTVKTRLRNYTHTLKNSHKQAIVHVKDIFAPDFESVVSPALQSDTSQSAQSCYDKNTTKTIRRHTKSAHPDLSSFCYDVRPSSPPATSKHPAATQSERARPADWLARNSPYSDGVAEHKRSGTCWDCLLDRGRDVPFVCPSQGMTQADDLSSADVKRLRFICHIELSTFLLALGVQSKRTRPARTRSGGALAGAVFAVPLNALLDNDRKKCPGLKVPLVFHKLLCVLQQTGLQTEGILRVSGSVARLKYLRRELDRCPEGFDWSAVRPVDAAGLLKLFIRELPTPLLTHAHLPTFRAVLGVSGSVHQVQALQLLSFLLPEAHRETLKALLVFLHQVVSHQEQNRMSLWNVATVMAPNLFTTHRRGSKERDGLEEAVGGTHLVRLMIMHQELLWTVPNFLLSQLRQMNQASNHKLGRLLRTRNDKNKKQVRTFTLHNSSCPCTQATTLRELSAPKRSSWCGLPF, via the exons ATGATGTCGTCTTCATCGACCGATCAAGCAGTGAGCGCTGACCCCCAGCACATCGCCATGGAAACATACTGGCAAGAATTGGAGAGCATGGAGgaacaggaagaggaggaggaggaggaaaggagGAGTATGGACG AGCTGGAGTTGGAGGAAGCATGGCTAAACGAGGCGGGGCTATCTTCTCTGCTGGTCGGTTCGTCGGCCGAGGAGGCTCCTCCCCCTGCCCGGGCGCCGTCCCCTGCCCGGGCGCTCCTGGCCACGCTGACGCGGCAACAAACGCTCACCGTCAAGACGCGACTACGcaactacacacacacgctgaaGAACTCGCACAAACAAGCTATCGTGCACGTCAAGGACATCTTTGCT cCCGACTTTGAGTCTGTCGTAAGCCCCGCCCTTCAGAGTGACACCAGCCAATCAGCGCAAAGTTGCTACGACAAAAACACCACCAAAACCATACGGAGACACACCAAGTCCG CGCACCCCGACCTTTCCTCGTTCTGTTACGACGTCAGGCCTTCGTCCCCGCCCGCGACCTCAAAGCACCCGGCAGCTACTCAATCTGAGCGGGCCAGGCCAGCTGATTGGTTGGCACGCAACAGTCCGTACTCTGACGGCGTGGCGGAGCATAAACGAAGCGGGACTTGTTGGGACTGTCTGCTTGACCGCGGCAGGGACGTGCCG ttTGTGTGTCCAAGTCAGGGCATGACCCAGGCAGACGATCTGTCGTCGGCCGATGTGAAGCGACTGCGTTTCATCTGCCACATCGAGCTCTCCACCTTCCTGCTGGCTTTGGGCGTTCAAAGCAAACGCACGCGGCCAGCGCGCACCAGGAGCGGCGGTGCGCTTG CCGGCGCCGTCTTTGCTGTTCCGCTCAATGCGCTGCTGGACAACGACAGGAAGAAATGTCCCGGGCTCAAAGTTCCTCTCGTCTTTCACAAG tTGTTATGTGTGTTACAGCAGACTGGCCTGCAAACTGAAGGCATTCTCAGAGTATCCGGATCAGTCGCTCGTCTCAAG TACCTGCGCAGAGAGTTAGACAGGTGTCCGGAGGGGTTCGATTGGTCAGCGGTGCGACCGGTGGACGCCGCTGGTCTCTTGAAGCTTTTCATCCGAGAGCTGCCCACTCCTCTGCTGACGCATGCGCACCTGCCCACCTTCCGCGCTGTTCTGG GTGTGTCAGGATCGGTGCACCAGGTTCAGGCGCTGCAGTTGTTGTCTTTCTTGCTTCCTGAGGCACACCGAGAAACTCTCAAA GCTCTGCTGGTCTTCCTTCACCAGGTAGTCTCCCATCAGGAGCAAAACCGGATGTCCCTTTGGAACGTGGCCACAGTCATGGCGCCCAACCTCTTCACCACTCATCGCCGCGGCAGCAAGGAGCGAGATGGCCTTGAGGAGGCGGTGGGTGGGACTCACTTGGTCCGGCTCATGATCATGCACCAGGAACTGCTGTGGACA gtCCCCAACTTCCTTTTATCTCAGCTAAGACAGATGAACCAAGCGTCCAATCATAAGCTTGGTCGTTTGCTCAGGaccagaaatgacaaaaacaagaagcagGTAAGAACTTTTACTCTCCATAATTCAAGTTGTCCCTGTACACAAGCAACCACGCTGAGGGAGCTGTCAGCCCCCAAAAGGAGCTCCTGGTGTGGCCTTCCGTTTTAA